One Synechococcus sp. MU1617 genomic region harbors:
- a CDS encoding sugar ABC transporter: MPESIPTSSSSTSLQKELSSPFQVSSFLAQAQLTPVWRERLDRFTKPKVLISAFLATSAFYCFIIGRDRYTAVSEFVIQQAMPLEGSSSSVLAGSAAAPQVLTSLVDGQYLQVYLESSEVKSRLFPDGKKLEQDYRIKFPDLRTGLPANSSAPDQLEFYRKQLSAAPQPLSGSVVLTTSGFTPEQAFNLNNALLKQSRRFVNEVNQSINADQNQFARKEVQIAELNLKASTRKLELFREKHGNLSVETEQATTSSFISGLESQLVELKVEEAALRRQYRDPNAPEVAFVADQVKELEFQIRQERERSVSKDGRDLNTLVLEEAELISDVEFATANLQSARLAADNSRRESQRQLKFVVVLSQPQLPVAPDQNWRWQAFLASIGIIVVAWGVGGFLLNAMRKS, encoded by the coding sequence ATGCCTGAATCCATCCCGACTTCCAGCTCTTCAACTTCTCTGCAAAAGGAGCTGTCATCACCATTCCAGGTTTCTAGCTTCTTGGCTCAAGCTCAGCTAACACCAGTCTGGCGTGAGCGGTTGGACAGATTTACCAAGCCCAAGGTTCTGATTTCAGCTTTTCTGGCAACCTCGGCTTTCTACTGTTTCATCATCGGCAGAGATCGTTATACGGCTGTCTCTGAATTTGTGATTCAACAGGCAATGCCCCTGGAGGGATCATCGTCTTCAGTGCTGGCTGGATCGGCAGCTGCTCCCCAAGTTCTCACCTCTCTTGTGGATGGTCAGTACCTTCAGGTTTATCTCGAATCCTCTGAAGTCAAGTCTCGATTGTTCCCTGATGGGAAGAAGCTTGAGCAGGACTACCGCATCAAGTTTCCGGATCTTCGGACGGGATTGCCCGCCAACAGTTCTGCGCCCGATCAACTCGAATTTTATCGAAAACAACTGTCTGCAGCGCCTCAGCCCTTGAGCGGTTCAGTCGTTCTGACTACGTCAGGATTCACGCCAGAACAAGCTTTCAATCTCAACAATGCGTTGCTTAAGCAGTCTCGGCGTTTTGTGAATGAGGTGAATCAATCCATCAATGCTGATCAGAATCAATTTGCCAGAAAGGAGGTTCAAATAGCCGAATTAAATCTCAAAGCATCAACACGAAAGCTTGAGCTTTTCCGTGAAAAACATGGAAATCTGAGTGTTGAGACTGAACAAGCAACGACCAGTTCATTCATTTCTGGCCTTGAATCTCAACTGGTTGAATTGAAGGTTGAAGAGGCTGCATTACGTCGCCAGTACCGCGATCCCAATGCACCTGAGGTGGCATTTGTTGCAGACCAAGTGAAGGAGCTTGAGTTCCAGATTCGTCAAGAGAGAGAGCGTTCTGTAAGTAAAGACGGTCGAGATTTAAACACCCTCGTTCTCGAAGAAGCTGAGCTGATTTCGGATGTTGAGTTTGCGACCGCAAACCTCCAATCAGCTCGCTTGGCTGCCGATAACAGTCGCCGCGAGAGCCAGCGACAGCTCAAATTTGTGGTTGTACTGAGTCAGCCCCAGCTGCCTGTTGCGCCTGATCAGAACTGGCGCTGGCAAGCCTTCCTTGCTTCGATCGGGATCATTGTTGTGGCCTGGGGTGTGGGTGGCTTCCTTCTCAATGCGATGCGGAAGAGCTGA
- a CDS encoding DUF1997 domain-containing protein, with translation MQVHRSHGINLQVPDASLPQLQGYLAQPGRPLKALLNRKKVERLADGRFLYASRPYQLLKFQLQPEVVFRSSWDGDQLTIVFEHCTIHGLGPLQDLVQFQCQAWIRPEQERLMAKADLSLELSPNGAGVLLPKLLMQRTGDLALRLVTDRLEKRCRTGLIKGALHWVARHP, from the coding sequence GTGCAGGTTCACCGCTCCCATGGCATCAATTTGCAGGTGCCTGATGCATCCCTGCCTCAGCTGCAGGGCTACCTGGCGCAGCCTGGGCGCCCATTGAAGGCTCTGTTGAACCGCAAAAAGGTGGAGCGGCTTGCGGATGGCCGCTTCCTTTATGCATCTCGGCCGTATCAGTTGCTGAAGTTTCAGCTCCAGCCTGAGGTGGTGTTCCGCTCCAGCTGGGATGGCGATCAACTCACCATTGTTTTCGAACACTGCACGATCCATGGCCTCGGGCCGTTGCAGGATTTGGTGCAGTTCCAGTGCCAGGCCTGGATCCGACCCGAGCAGGAACGGTTGATGGCCAAGGCAGATCTAAGTCTTGAACTCTCCCCGAATGGAGCAGGGGTTCTGTTGCCGAAGCTGCTGATGCAACGCACCGGAGATCTCGCACTGCGTTTGGTGACGGATCGCTTGGAAAAGCGTTGTCGCACCGGATTGATCAAAGGTGCTCTTCATTGGGTTGCACGGCACCCCTGA
- a CDS encoding ABC transporter permease, with product MNFLRRFLAAIQRQIAVVLAIATYENNRKSTGTSLGAWEAIVTPLQIMLFFIVMRVGFSFLRGSNRYAAGGSTDMYFNIVVFIASGFAIAFLFRQGAIKALSGLKLRAPLYYKRVQPLDILLALLVNDFRAISTISLGIFGLVWYFTWSFQLDSPGLAISVYLLTILMALGFGVCLVFLGQFNKWVTRILKRILNRVIIFTSGIFFATFELPEYTRPFVTWNPILHAVELFRYSMNNQYPIPGISLSYLVWCSIILFGFSLILYRTNESLLVEANDD from the coding sequence ATGAATTTTCTTCGAAGGTTTCTTGCTGCGATTCAGAGGCAGATTGCTGTGGTTCTCGCAATCGCCACCTATGAGAACAATCGAAAATCAACAGGAACGTCGCTCGGCGCTTGGGAAGCCATCGTGACGCCGCTGCAGATCATGTTGTTCTTCATCGTGATGCGCGTGGGATTTAGCTTCTTAAGGGGTAGTAATCGATATGCGGCAGGTGGTTCGACAGATATGTACTTCAATATTGTAGTTTTTATTGCATCTGGATTTGCTATCGCTTTTTTATTCAGGCAAGGTGCAATCAAGGCGCTTTCAGGCTTGAAGTTAAGGGCTCCTCTTTACTACAAAAGAGTTCAGCCTTTGGACATTCTTTTGGCACTGCTAGTCAATGATTTCAGGGCGATTTCAACGATTTCTCTTGGGATTTTTGGATTGGTTTGGTATTTCACCTGGAGTTTCCAGCTTGACAGTCCTGGCTTAGCTATCAGCGTTTATCTGTTAACCATTCTGATGGCGCTTGGTTTTGGGGTGTGTCTTGTCTTCCTGGGCCAATTCAACAAATGGGTTACTAGGATTTTAAAAAGAATCCTCAACCGGGTGATTATTTTTACTTCAGGTATATTTTTTGCAACCTTTGAGCTGCCTGAGTACACAAGGCCTTTCGTGACCTGGAACCCGATCCTTCATGCAGTCGAGCTCTTTAGGTACTCAATGAACAACCAATATCCGATACCTGGCATTTCTCTTTCGTATTTAGTTTGGTGCTCTATAATTCTTTTTGGATTTTCTTTGATTCTTTATCGAACCAACGAGTCGTTACTCGTCGAGGCCAATGATGACTAA